The proteins below are encoded in one region of Paenisporosarcina cavernae:
- a CDS encoding MarR family winged helix-turn-helix transcriptional regulator produces MNYSKLAEELMESMIRVRKLSLNKQLDNVSFGERKILAYLHYHNNGATSGELSEKLDLTTPRVASTLKSLEKKAFIKRVQDPSDKRVVIVTVTKEGREFVKREREEAQTALSYLLQELGEEDSKDFTRIMKRIATIKESR; encoded by the coding sequence ATGAATTATTCGAAGCTTGCTGAAGAGTTAATGGAGTCAATGATTCGCGTGCGGAAATTGTCGTTAAATAAGCAACTTGATAACGTGTCATTTGGGGAACGGAAGATTCTTGCCTATTTGCACTATCACAATAATGGAGCGACTTCTGGTGAACTGAGTGAAAAACTGGATCTTACGACGCCGCGAGTAGCTTCCACGTTAAAAAGCTTGGAGAAAAAAGCATTTATTAAACGAGTGCAAGATCCATCAGATAAGCGTGTGGTGATTGTTACTGTGACGAAAGAAGGTCGAGAATTTGTGAAACGAGAGCGAGAGGAAGCGCAAACGGCACTTTCTTACTTGTTGCAAGAACTCGGGGAAGAGGATTCAAAAGATTTCACGCGCATTATGAAGCGTATAGCGACAATAAAAGAATCGAGATAA
- a CDS encoding ABC transporter ATP-binding protein → MLKLLSYLQRKEWTFIAFSVMFIVLQVWLDLKLPDYMFKITMLVQTPGSETGEVLDQGVFMLLCAIGSMAAAIVTSFFAAQVAAGFSLRLRRLVFDRTLSFSMEEMNRFSTPSLITRSTNDITQVQLLIATGLQVIVKAPILAVWAIFKITGKSWEWSAATGVAVALLIAVLLVIVLVALPKFRIIQTLTDNLNRVTRENLSGIRVVHAYNAEGFEEQKFEVANEELTRTNLFTMRTMAILMPTIGFIMSGISLAIYWIGAFLIQAASGPEKLTIFSNMVVFSSYAMQVIMAFMMLSIIFILLPRAAVSAKRIQEVLATKAMILPGNEVQGKPGIKGKVEFHNVTFRYPDAAEAILENISFTASLGETVAIIGSTGSGKSTLVNLIPRFFDVTEGEILVDGVDVRNYTKEALHSKIGFVSQKAELFSGSVKSNVAFGDTSIEEDMLKKALEIAQAADFVEKMEERYEAPISQSGTNLSGGQKQRLSIARAIYKQPEIYVFDDSFSALDYKTDRVLRSLLKQEISDATSIIVAQRIGTIKDADRILVLDEGKLVGTGTHEELMETCDVYQEIAYSQLSKEELANG, encoded by the coding sequence ATGCTGAAATTGTTATCGTATTTGCAGCGCAAAGAATGGACATTTATCGCCTTTAGTGTGATGTTCATCGTGCTACAAGTGTGGCTAGATTTAAAACTTCCAGATTATATGTTCAAAATTACGATGCTTGTTCAAACGCCTGGAAGTGAAACGGGGGAAGTGCTAGATCAAGGGGTATTCATGCTCTTATGTGCAATCGGTAGTATGGCAGCTGCGATTGTGACGAGCTTTTTTGCAGCTCAAGTAGCGGCTGGTTTTTCGTTGCGATTGCGCCGACTCGTGTTTGACCGAACGTTAAGTTTTTCGATGGAGGAAATGAATCGATTCTCTACACCAAGTCTTATCACACGTTCGACGAATGATATTACGCAAGTGCAGTTACTCATTGCCACAGGGCTTCAAGTAATTGTGAAAGCACCGATTTTAGCGGTGTGGGCGATTTTTAAAATTACCGGTAAGAGCTGGGAGTGGAGTGCGGCTACTGGTGTGGCGGTTGCGCTTCTTATCGCAGTGTTACTCGTCATCGTGCTTGTCGCTTTACCGAAATTCCGAATTATTCAAACGCTTACCGATAATTTGAACCGTGTAACTCGGGAGAATTTGTCTGGAATTCGTGTCGTACATGCCTATAATGCGGAAGGCTTTGAAGAACAAAAATTCGAAGTGGCAAATGAGGAATTGACACGCACGAATTTGTTTACGATGCGCACAATGGCGATCCTTATGCCGACGATAGGCTTCATCATGTCGGGAATTAGTCTCGCGATTTACTGGATTGGAGCGTTTTTGATTCAAGCAGCGTCAGGACCAGAAAAACTGACGATTTTCTCGAATATGGTCGTCTTCTCTTCCTATGCAATGCAAGTAATTATGGCATTTATGATGCTGTCGATTATTTTCATTTTACTTCCACGTGCAGCGGTCTCCGCAAAACGTATCCAAGAAGTATTAGCAACAAAAGCAATGATTTTACCTGGGAATGAAGTGCAAGGTAAGCCCGGCATAAAAGGAAAAGTAGAGTTTCACAATGTGACGTTCCGTTACCCAGATGCAGCAGAAGCGATTTTAGAAAATATTAGTTTTACTGCCTCGTTAGGTGAAACGGTCGCGATCATTGGGTCAACAGGCAGTGGGAAGAGTACGCTCGTCAATTTAATTCCTCGCTTTTTCGACGTAACAGAAGGAGAGATACTAGTTGACGGAGTAGATGTCCGGAACTATACGAAAGAGGCCCTTCATTCCAAAATAGGGTTTGTCTCACAAAAAGCGGAGTTATTCTCTGGTTCTGTGAAATCAAACGTGGCATTTGGCGATACATCGATTGAAGAAGATATGCTGAAAAAAGCGCTGGAAATTGCGCAAGCAGCTGACTTTGTAGAAAAAATGGAAGAGCGCTATGAAGCGCCTATTTCTCAAAGTGGAACGAATTTGTCGGGTGGGCAAAAGCAGCGTCTGTCAATTGCGAGAGCGATTTACAAGCAACCTGAAATTTATGTATTTGATGATTCGTTTTCCGCGCTCGATTATAAAACGGATCGTGTATTGCGTTCGTTGTTGAAGCAAGAAATTTCAGATGCGACGTCGATTATTGTGGCACAACGAATTGGAACGATTAAAGACGCGGACCGAATTTTAGTATTAGATGAAGGAAAACTTGTCGGCACCGGAACACACGAGGAATTAATGGAAACGTGTGACGTGTATCAAGAGATTGCATATTCGCAATTGTCGAAGGAGGAGCTCGCAAATGGCTAG